In one window of Geotrypetes seraphini chromosome 3, aGeoSer1.1, whole genome shotgun sequence DNA:
- the LOC117356643 gene encoding alpha-1-antiproteinase-like gives MRFALCLCILVLYAGVQGDHHKGDYDHKNVTCHQIACVSAEFTFKLYQHVASDKGSSNIFISPVNIATAFAMLSLGAKAHTNIEIVETLGFNRTLLTDEEMHKSFQHLIQKLNEPNRDLQLDTGNAVFVARDLKILPKFMEDVHNYYESEAFTTDFSNTAKAIKQINDYVEKKTHGNIVDVMKKIDPRNVLVLVSYIYFQGTWEKFFDRNLTRDDDFNVDENTVVRVPMMVRSGMYEIYTDAELHCTVVRLPYKGNALAFLILPDEGKLKQVEDALAEATIRKWESKLRRTSVELHVPKFSLSTKLDLKETFMKMGMTKVFSDEADLSGITGLPNLKVSEAVHKAVINVDEAGTTAAVVTINEIMPMSLPYLIKFNSPFLMLVCYPNTKSNLFIARIANPTA, from the coding sequence ATGCGGTTTGCCCTCTGTCTATGCATTTTAGTGCTCTATGCTGGAGTCCAAGGCGATCATCACAAAGGCGATTATGATCACAAAAATGTCACATGTCATCAAATAGCCTGTGTCAGTGCCGAATTTACCTTCAAATTATATCAGCATGTTGCTTCAGACAAAGGTTCCAGTAATATTTTCATCTCCCCTGTCAACATAGCCACTGCTTTTGCCATGCTTTCTTTAGGTGCCAAGGCCCACACTAACATCGAAATTGTTGAAACATTAGGCTTTAACCGCACTCTGCTCACAGATGAAGAGATGCACAAGAGCTTTCAACATCTGATCCAAAAGCTCAATGAGCCTAACCGTGACCTACAGCTGGACACGGGTAACGCTGTTTTTGTGGCTAGAGACTTAAAAATCTTACCAAAGTTTATGGAAGACGTGCATAATTATTATGAGTCGGAAGCATTTACTACTGACTTCAGTAATACAGCTAAAGCTATAAAACAGATCAATGATTACGTGGAGAAAAAAACACATGGAAACATTGTTGACGTAATGAAGAAGATTGATCCAAGGAACGTATTAGTTCTTGTTAGTTACATATATTTTCAAGGCACCTGGGAAAAGTTTTTTGATCGTAATCTCACAAGGGATGACGACTTCAATGTGGATGAAAACACAGTTGTACGAGTTCCTATGATGGTCCGGAGTGGTATGTATGAAATATATACCGATGCGGAATTACATTGTACTGTAGTGCGCTTGCCATACAAAGGAAATGCTTTAGCATTCCTGATTTTGCCTGATGAAGGAAAACtgaagcaggtggaagatgctttAGCAGAGGCAACAATAAGGAAGTGGGAGTCCAAATTACGACGAACCTCTGTGGAACTGCATGTTCCAAAATTCTCTCTTTCTACAAAGCTTGATTTAAAAGAAACATTCATGAAAATGGGTATGACTAAAGTCTTTAGTGATGAAGCTGATCTCTCTGGAATCACTGGACTCCCTAACTTGAAAGTGTCTGAAGCTGTTCATAAAGCAGTGATTAACGTTGACGAGGCAGGTACAACGGCTGCTGTGGTTACCATCAATGAAATAATGCCAATGTCTCTTCCATACCTGATAAAGTTTAATAGCCCTTTTCTGATGCTAGTTTGTTATCCTAACACAAAGAGCAACTTGTTCATAGCAAGAATTGCAAACCCTACTGCATAA